Proteins encoded together in one Armigeres subalbatus isolate Guangzhou_Male unplaced genomic scaffold, GZ_Asu_2 Contig1310, whole genome shotgun sequence window:
- the LOC134202620 gene encoding vacuolar protein sorting-associated protein 37A-like: MRKRQIDTLKIFNINVQEVTENEEYLVNFESGGRDIAINIILGPEFPNAKPKLVVSPILSHPWVNTSTGEIENAPGILNYTIHSDLGRVVQAISREFEKHPPQLLNETPGTPQHSRNGNSQEPKAPEGRMIASPVTPEQDVFGLQGLSLDDLSRLNSDEDCLEHFIEKLGFVQNQSNEMNHLLDQIEVTATENLAKKQLIDERKTKLEAMYLEFKQLGARYEASNQKYQKKSEDFSPQHIKELLQIAVAAADSRSDEEAQKFLSGDSDVGTFLNNFIESRKSYTMRKAKEDRLVQQLTALERAAF; this comes from the exons ATGCGAAAGCGGCAAATTGACACTcttaaaatatttaatattaa TGTCCAAGAGGTTACAGAAAATGAGGAATATCTGGTTAATTTTGAATCCGGAGGACGTGACATAGCAATCAATATAATTTTGGGACCGGAATTCCCTAATGCGAAACCTAAGCTTGTAGTGAGTCCCATTCTGAGTCATCCGTGGGTGAACACGAGCACTGGCGAAATCGAAAATGCCCCGGGGATATTAAAT TATACCATTCATTCCGATTTAGGACGAGTTGTTCAAGCTATCAGTCGGGAATTTGAGAAACATCCGCCCCAGTTACTGAATGAAACTCCTGGAACACCACAGCATAGTCGAAATGGTAATAGCCAAGAACCGAAAGCACCAGAAGGTCGAATGATAGCCTCTCCGGTTACACCTGAGCAAGATGTTTTCGGACTTCAAGGTCTCAGCTTGGATGATCTCAGTCGACTGAACAGCGATGAAGATTGTTTAGAACATTTCATCGAAAAGCTGGGCTTCGTTCAGAACCAAAGCAACGAAATGAATCATCTGTTGGATCAAATTGAAGTGACTGCCACGGAAAACCTTGCCAAAAAGCAACTGATCGATGAACGAAAAACTAAACTTGAGGCAATGTATCTCGAATTCAAACAGCTCGGTGCTAGATACGAAGCTTCAAATCAGAAGTATCAGAAAAAGTCGGAGGATTTTTCCCCGCAACACATCAAAGAACTACTGCAGATTGCAGTTGCGGCGGCGGACTCTCGAAGCGACGAAGAAGCGCAAAAGTTTCTCTCCGGCGATAGCGATGTGGGTACATTTTTGAACAACTTTATTGAATCGAGGAAAAGTTACACGATGCGGAAAGCCAAAGAAGATCGGCTAGTTCAACAATTGACGGCTTTGGAGCGAGCTGCTTTCTGA